Genomic segment of Candidatus Bathyarchaeota archaeon:
ACCTTCTCCGCGCTTAGGTAATTATTGCCGATCTTGACACTTAGCAAAAGACGCCCTCCTAGGAGCCATGTTCTTTATCAATGAATGTTTCGTTCGCCAATAGCGAACATTTATATTGTTAAGCGATGGAGCGGCGAGTTACCCAGGTAACTGATTACCCCGGTAATTTTTTACCCTAAGGGGCTCAACCCGGCTAGGGGGTGAAAAACATCGTTTTTGGTCCCGTCCTTAACAAATTTGTTAAGGATTAAATTAAGCGGTATGTTTTAGGCCAGCTGCCGGATCCTCCTCCACGCCTCGACCATCCGCTCCTCGAACCGGTCGAGGAACTGGTCCACCTCAAACCTGTTGCTGGCATTCACATAAAACGTGTTGTGGACGTTCATGTTGGCTGTGCCGATCGGCTGCTCGGCCCTATGCGCAGGGACCACGTATTCGCCCCTATGCAATAGGTAGAGGCCGGTCTCCGGGATCCAGCCTCCCGCCTGCATCCTCTGCCAAACCTCCCTCCTGACAGGTCGGCCGTAGCCCTCCGCCCCATGGGCTCCAGCCGTAGTCGTCGTGGCCTCCCCTCCTCCTCCACCATAGACCTGGTGGATGTATATCCAGACGTGCTTCTCCGCTGGCAGGGCGTTTATGCTCGTGAGGAGCTGCTGGGCTGCGCTGGCCGCCCCCTGCAGGTTCTGCCGGACCTGCTGGAAGCCCTCGTTGAACTTCGTTATCGTCTCCACCACGGCGTCCCTGCTCTCGACTAGGGTGGCGTACTCCTGGTTCATCGCCTTCAAGTCCTCCACGGTCATGTTGGAGACCTGCTCGTAGCCCTTCGCCACTTCCCCCACCTCGCCCAGGACCTCTGCCTGCTCCTCCAGGGTTGCGTTGGTCTCCTGGTGGACGGTTTTCGTCCGGTCCATCGTCTGCCATAATTGTTCCATGCTGCTCCGGTAGTCGAATATGGGCGTGGTCGCGGCGGCCATGGCCCCGCCCGTCTCCTGGACCTCCCTAGGCAGCTCAGGCATCTCCAACTTGAAAATCTCCTGAGGCGTCTGGGGCTGCGGCTGCTTCCCGGTGAGCTTGCCCCAGAGCCAATCCCAGGCCCCGGCGACCTTCTGGATGCCCTGCAGGAAGGCGTTCATGATGGCGATGGCGATGCCGAAAGGCTTGGATAAGGCCTCGTATAGGCCAGCGCCGGCGGCTTTGAGGCCCTCCACGCCCTGGGCGACCCATCGGATTATCTGCGCCAAGCCCTTCAACTCGATGACTATGAAGTTTTTGATTATGTCGCCGAGCTTCTGGAGGTCCTCGCTGGACAACCCTAGGGCCCGCCCCAGCTCGGCTAGGGCCTCCTGGATCTCCCCGAAAGCCGGCCCTACAGCCTCCCCTAGCTCGAGCAGATACTGCATGAAATCGGTCAGGGCCGGCAGTAAAGCCTCGCCGACCTGAACCTGCAAAACCTGCATGGCCGCGTTGAACCTCGCCTGGGTCGCGGTGTAGCCCTCCATCTGCTTGGCGGCCATCTCCGCAGCGGAGCCGCTCTCCCCCAGCTTAGCCGCCAGGTCGGCGATCACCTCGCTGCCCCTCCGCCCCGCCTCATCCATGGATACGAGCATCTGGACGGCCCTGGCGCCCTGCGAATCGAAGACCTCCATTATCGCAGCGGACCTCTCCGCCTCCGTGTCGAACTGGCCGAGCCAACGCTCCAACTCCTGGACTATCTCCGCCATCGACTTCATCTGGCCGCTGGCGTCGAAGATTTGGATGCCCGCCTCCTCACCATTTTTAATCAGGCTGCGGAACATGGCGTCTAGGTAGCGGCCCGCCTTCTCTGCGGATCCTAGTTGCCTCTCGAGCTTCACCACGGCAGCCAAGGTCTCATCGATGCTCAAGCCCATGCTGGCGGCCGTGGAGCCCACATAGCCAAGCCCTACGGTGAAGTCCTGGACGGTTCCGATGCCCTCCTTCGAGGCGTTGACCAGGGCGTCCACGGCCTTCTCGGAGTCAGCCGCCGATAACCCGAACATGGCCATGGCCTGGGCCAAAGCGTTGGCCATCTCCGTAGCATTCGCCCCTTCTATGGCGGCCATCTGCAATACGCCGCGTAGGGCCTCCATCGCCCCGGCGCTATCCCTGATGTCGACGCCGGCCTTGGCTAGGGCCTCCAAAGCCCCGGAGACCTCCTCGAGGCTGCGGCCGAACTCAGGGGCCACCTGCTCTATCGCCGACCGGAAAGCATGGATATCCTCCGTGGAGGCCCCGGTTACAGCGGCTATCCTGTTTAGGGCCTGCTCGAAGCTGGCGGCGGCCTCCACGCTGTCCTGTAATCCCTGGATCAGCTCGCTGGTGGCGGCTATGGCTGCGCCGGCGACGCCGCCGGATGCGAAGCCCCCTATCACGGACCCTAGGGATTTGAAGCCTCCCCCTAGCTGGCTGACCAGGCCGCTGAGCTGGCCGAGGTTGGCCTGCAGGCTGCCTATGACGTTCCTGGTGAGGTCTATCGCCTCTATAGTTATTACGGCCCTCCCAACCTCGAAGCTCATATCGCTTTACCTCTTTCTCTTCTGGGCTAGCTCCTCCAGCTCCTCAGCATGCCGCATAAATAGTTCGAGGTAATACTGCTGCTGTAGGGGGGTGAGCCTCAGGATCTCCCAGGGGCGAAGCCCGTAGTGCTCGATGAAGATCCGAAGCGCGGCCGAGAACCTACTCCTCGCGAAAGGTGGCTACGGCCTCCGACAGGGCGGATGGGATTATCCCAGAGATCTCCAGGACCTTCCGGAAGATCCGGCTGTACTCCAGGGGCATCAATAGCCTGGAGAGCTCCTCGGGCGTGTATGTCTCGCCGTCGGCGCCCCTGATGCATTTGGCGGCTATCTCCCGCTGCAGGTCGAACTGCTCGATCAACCGCTCCGGCTGCTCCAGGTCCTCCCGCTTCAAGCCTGCCCTGGCGACGAACTCCCGGAACTCCCCATCGGTCATGGCGTAAACGTCCACCTCGTAGTATTCGCCGTCGAGGCCCCTGACGGTCAAGGGCTCATGGTAATGCTTACCCTCGAGCAGGACCTTCGCCAGCTTCCTATGCTGCTCTCGGCGCTCCAGGATCCTCCTTTTACGCTTCTCCCTTTCTTTCCCCTTCGCCTCTTCCATGTTTTTTACCAATCCTCTCAACCACCTCCCCTAGGCGGCTGGGATCCCCCCTCAGGGCGGCCAGGGCCGCCGACTCGTGGACGAGAAAAAGTTTCTCGCTGCTCAGGGTGCGGTAGACTAGGGTCAAGAGAACCATGCCCTATAGGACCTAGACCTAGAGCCCTAGGGTTTTCACGTTTATGACTTGTGGATTTATGTCGTTGGTCCCGCGACCTCCTCGGCCTGGAAGTCGTAGGTCTCGGTGACGAAGCCGTCCACGTCCACGGTCTGGTTGTAGTTGCCCTTCATCTTCTTAATCGTGTATTTCTTGCCGGTGGATCCGATCTGGACCTGCATGTAGAGCGGGGTCAGGCTGCCGGAGACCTCCGCCTCTACGAACTGGCTGAAGAGGTCCGTGCCGTCTATCGCCGTCTCATCGTATTCGCGGACGAGGCGGCCGGTTATGGCGATCAAGCCCTCGTAGACCTCCTGCTGCCTGCTTCCTAATCCCTTGGGGCTCTGCGCTAGGCCCTGATCCACGGTCCATTCGACGCTGCGCACGTAGGGTATCGGGGAAGCGGTGCCTAGGCCTGACTCGCTCGCGGCCATCTTCACGGTTACTTGGCTCCCATGAAACTTGGGCATCCTGATCCTCTACCTCCTCTCCCTTTCTTTTCTTTTTCTCACCTTTCATGGTGAGCGTGAAATTTTGAGGAAGGCCCTGCGGGGCAGCTCCCTCAAATCCCCCCTGTGGGCCTCCAGGGCCGGCCTGAGGTAGGGCCTAGCCGCCATCCTGCTGGTCCCAAACTCCACGTAGGCGGCGTAATGGGCTGCGGCGCCCACCCTAGCGGTCAAGCCCTCGATCCGATGGAAGATGGTGGACCATAGGTAGCCGGTCCGGATGGGGACGAGCTGCTTAGCCGTAGCCTCTATGCCGCTGGCCACCCTGTCGAGCTCCTCGCTCAGGGCTTTCCGATACTCCTCGCTTTTCCGGGCTAACCGGCGCAGAACATCCGTCGCCTCGATCCTCACAGTGTAGCCCGGAATCCAAGCCGCCCCCTAGGCCCTAGACGGGTTGATCCTACCCCATAGGGTGAGGCCCTGGACCCTAGGATCAGCCGACCTCCACGACGAATTCGTAATCGATTATTTTTCTGTATTCGCCTCGGCTCATCTGCTCCTCCGGGGGCACATCCATCGATACGATCGGCCGATAGGCCAATACGCCCGCGGCGAAGAGCAGCGCGTAGCCGTCGAACAACGCCGTGTAAATCTGGTCGGCCAACCTGTCCAGGCCCGCCTGTGAGGAGTGGAAGAGGTCCAATTGGACGCGTAGGGTTAAGGCCTCGCCCTGCGTGTCGGCGGCTATCCACCGGCCCATCCCGAGGCCCGCGCCGCTCCCTCCCACGTAGGTGATGGATACGCTGGGTATCTTGGCGCCCAGCCGGGGGATCCCGTCACGGTAGACCTCCACGTCCAGGGCTGCGTCCAGGATCTCATATAGGGCCCGCCTCAGGGCCTGGTGGGGGTTCTGCGGGGCCATCCCTCAATCCTCCCCCCACGCCGCCTTGGCCTCCTCGGTCTGGTACCTGGTGGCCTTGACGTACCTTGTGCGTTTGACGTAGGGCTCCAGCAGCGCCTTCAGGTCGTCGGGGAAGATGTTGCGGTCGGCCCATTCCACCCTCCAATCCCCTATCCTGACCAGGGGGCCGGCCCGGTTCAGCACCGCCACCTGCAACGCGTTGCTCACGATCCTGCGGATAACCGTCCTCACCGCCTCCGGAGCCCCCTCCGGGTAATCCACGTCGAAGTCTCTGCGGCAATAGGATTCTACGACGCCCTCAGCCTCCGCTATTAACACGTCGTTTATCCAGGCGTCGAACTCCACATCCGTGGAGAACCCCAGCTGATCACAGCTGACCTGGGCGTATCTCTTACATTCCCCAGGGGTTACGCCGCTCCAAGGCGTGTAAGCCAACGGGATGCACCCTCCCCTAGGACCCTAAAGAGCCGCCCTCCCGGCTCACGGCGCAGAGGGTTCGATCCTCCCTATGCCGCATGTCCGGCAGGCGTAGCTACGCCATTTTAGGCCCTGGGATGCCAGCATCATGGCTTTGCCGCATCTAGGGCAGGCTACGATCGCGGCTCTCTCGGGCTTAGGCGGAGTTCTAGATGTCCTTCCGCTGCCCTTCCCGAGTCTCTTCCCATCTTTCCTTTTCTTCTTGTTT
This window contains:
- a CDS encoding HK97 gp10 family phage protein, coding for MRIEATDVLRRLARKSEEYRKALSEELDRVASGIEATAKQLVPIRTGYLWSTIFHRIEGLTARVGAAAHYAAYVEFGTSRMAARPYLRPALEAHRGDLRELPRRAFLKISRSP
- a CDS encoding phage tail tape measure protein, whose protein sequence is MSFEVGRAVITIEAIDLTRNVIGSLQANLGQLSGLVSQLGGGFKSLGSVIGGFASGGVAGAAIAATSELIQGLQDSVEAAASFEQALNRIAAVTGASTEDIHAFRSAIEQVAPEFGRSLEEVSGALEALAKAGVDIRDSAGAMEALRGVLQMAAIEGANATEMANALAQAMAMFGLSAADSEKAVDALVNASKEGIGTVQDFTVGLGYVGSTAASMGLSIDETLAAVVKLERQLGSAEKAGRYLDAMFRSLIKNGEEAGIQIFDASGQMKSMAEIVQELERWLGQFDTEAERSAAIMEVFDSQGARAVQMLVSMDEAGRRGSEVIADLAAKLGESGSAAEMAAKQMEGYTATQARFNAAMQVLQVQVGEALLPALTDFMQYLLELGEAVGPAFGEIQEALAELGRALGLSSEDLQKLGDIIKNFIVIELKGLAQIIRWVAQGVEGLKAAGAGLYEALSKPFGIAIAIMNAFLQGIQKVAGAWDWLWGKLTGKQPQPQTPQEIFKLEMPELPREVQETGGAMAAATTPIFDYRSSMEQLWQTMDRTKTVHQETNATLEEQAEVLGEVGEVAKGYEQVSNMTVEDLKAMNQEYATLVESRDAVVETITKFNEGFQQVRQNLQGAASAAQQLLTSINALPAEKHVWIYIHQVYGGGGGEATTTTAGAHGAEGYGRPVRREVWQRMQAGGWIPETGLYLLHRGEYVVPAHRAEQPIGTANMNVHNTFYVNASNRFEVDQFLDRFEERMVEAWRRIRQLA